In the Leptospiraceae bacterium genome, one interval contains:
- a CDS encoding aspartate aminotransferase family protein, whose protein sequence is MAEKEKQISLNEIQEKTKKYLIGTYNKYAVAFSYGSGEMLYDTDGKEYIDFMCGISVTNLGHGEADIVEALRDQADRIIHSSNLFYSEEAANLAETLIVNSFPGKVFFCNSGTEANEAAFKLSRKYAIQKKIQNPLIVSLRGSFHGRTAGSMSMTGQEKIREGFGDLLDGFLYIEPNNEDVLIETFNKYKDRICAFIFEPIIGEGGILPLQKSYIQLARKLTKEAGCILILDEIQTGMGRTGKLFCYENFDIIPDAITLAKALGSGFPIGALIVGEKYDSVLGVGSHGSTFGGNHLAMRIAYETLKVILSREVLTNVKVISEFVFSRLLEMKSKYSIIKEVRGIGLHIGVDLTIPSRKIAEECLRNGLVVNSTAETVIRIMPPLNISYEKTEKGLKIFEEVILKFI, encoded by the coding sequence ATGGCTGAAAAAGAGAAACAAATTTCTTTAAACGAAATTCAAGAGAAAACCAAAAAGTATCTGATTGGTACTTATAATAAATACGCTGTGGCGTTTTCTTATGGGTCAGGCGAAATGCTATATGATACCGACGGAAAAGAGTATATTGATTTTATGTGCGGTATTTCCGTTACGAATCTTGGTCACGGAGAAGCAGATATAGTAGAAGCCTTGCGTGATCAGGCAGATCGTATTATTCATTCTTCAAATTTATTTTATTCCGAAGAGGCTGCGAATTTAGCAGAAACTTTAATAGTAAATTCTTTTCCAGGAAAAGTTTTTTTTTGTAATTCCGGGACAGAGGCAAATGAAGCGGCGTTTAAACTCTCTCGTAAATATGCGATCCAAAAAAAAATACAAAACCCATTAATTGTTTCTCTTCGAGGTAGCTTTCATGGTAGAACAGCCGGGTCAATGAGTATGACAGGACAAGAGAAGATAAGAGAAGGCTTTGGTGATTTGCTTGATGGGTTTTTATATATTGAACCAAATAATGAAGATGTGCTTATAGAAACTTTCAATAAATACAAGGATAGAATTTGTGCTTTTATTTTCGAGCCTATCATTGGTGAAGGTGGAATTCTTCCACTTCAGAAATCATATATACAATTAGCAAGAAAACTGACAAAAGAAGCAGGATGTATTTTGATTTTAGATGAGATTCAAACCGGGATGGGCAGAACAGGAAAACTTTTTTGTTATGAAAATTTTGATATAATTCCCGACGCTATTACTTTAGCGAAAGCCCTTGGATCGGGGTTTCCTATCGGAGCACTCATAGTTGGAGAGAAGTATGATTCGGTGTTGGGTGTAGGAAGTCATGGTTCTACTTTTGGTGGAAATCATTTGGCAATGAGAATTGCTTATGAAACCTTGAAAGTGATTTTGTCTAGAGAAGTATTAACTAACGTGAAAGTTATTTCAGAATTTGTTTTTTCAAGACTATTAGAAATGAAATCAAAGTATTCTATTATCAAAGAGGTAAGAGGAATAGGGCTTCATATCGGGGTTGACCTGACTATTCCTTCCAGAAAGATTGCAGAAGAATGTTTGAGAAATGGACTTGTTGTAAATTCTACAGCAGAGACAGTAATTCGCATAATGCCTCCTTTAAATATATCTTACGAAAAAACAGAAAAGGGATTAAAAATATTTGAAGAAGTTATTTTGAAATTTATATAA
- a CDS encoding LapA family protein: MTSVRLNLIIAVIIFLLLSLIGNSETVTFDFLWFTFQFPLFGLIIFYCGIGAFLTFLFYGHINYIKRIRDRFFSE, encoded by the coding sequence TTGACCTCTGTAAGACTCAATTTAATTATAGCTGTTATAATTTTTTTGCTATTGAGTCTTATTGGAAATTCTGAAACTGTCACTTTTGATTTTCTTTGGTTTACCTTTCAATTTCCCTTATTTGGGCTTATTATCTTTTACTGTGGAATCGGTGCCTTTTTGACATTTCTATTTTATGGGCATATCAATTATATAAAAAGAATCAGAGATCGCTTTTTTTCTGAATAA
- a CDS encoding ABC transporter substrate-binding protein — protein sequence MLYSFIFVFVFLNQIFFLSCKGEDTVSFDSKSVEDVEWKGDPNTIPEKLRIQNPVASMNALKGGTFRIYSHQFPKSLNYYNDQFSTTAQIFGSMYETLTAYHPVTLDTIPHIAREWKVSADKRKFTFYLDKNARWSDDKPITAHDIMFTYKTIMDKKNNTAVFRIGLSRFEEPVIIDDYTIEFTAKTIHWNNFHEIASGFFILPKHAYENQDFNKLNFEFPVVSGPYKLAESRKGRYVKLERRGDWWQRAYPFNKGRYNFDRLLFKVFNEESIALQAFKKGDMDFFPVYSASIWAKEATGEKFEKNYIVKQRIFNRKPIGFQGWAMNTRREIFKDSRVRKAISYLIDRKLLIDKLAFGEYDPTNSYYPDFYIGGEKLPNEPTEFNLKKARELFAEAGWRPNSKGVLEKDGKEFSFTILDRDKKTEKYFTIFIEKAKEVGVKASIELTDLAGWSARIDKYDFDMTWAAWGGGVFKDPEPQWSSKFAEEQGQPNLPGLKIPEVDKLIELQKGEFNVQKRNDIVKQIDRIVFKEYPYVLLWHVTNVRLLYWQRFGMPLNPLGKYGDESFAMDYWWVDPKKEEILKKANLVNKPIEAVSPNVKYQEK from the coding sequence ATTTTGTATAGCTTTATTTTTGTATTTGTTTTTTTAAACCAAATTTTCTTTCTTTCTTGTAAAGGAGAGGATACTGTCAGCTTTGATTCTAAATCAGTAGAAGATGTTGAATGGAAGGGCGACCCAAACACAATCCCCGAAAAGTTAAGAATTCAGAATCCGGTCGCATCTATGAACGCACTCAAAGGTGGAACTTTTAGAATATATAGTCATCAATTTCCTAAGTCGTTAAACTATTATAACGATCAATTTTCTACGACAGCCCAAATCTTTGGTTCTATGTATGAAACTCTCACCGCTTATCATCCTGTGACGTTAGACACGATTCCTCATATTGCAAGAGAATGGAAGGTTTCTGCCGACAAAAGAAAGTTCACATTTTATTTAGATAAGAATGCTAGATGGTCAGACGATAAGCCAATCACTGCCCATGATATTATGTTTACCTATAAAACAATTATGGATAAAAAAAATAATACGGCAGTTTTTAGAATAGGGTTGTCTCGATTTGAAGAGCCTGTGATTATAGATGATTATACGATAGAATTTACGGCAAAAACTATTCACTGGAATAATTTTCATGAGATTGCATCCGGATTTTTTATTTTACCTAAACATGCCTATGAAAATCAAGATTTTAATAAATTGAATTTTGAGTTTCCTGTTGTCTCAGGCCCATATAAACTTGCTGAGTCAAGAAAGGGACGTTATGTGAAATTGGAAAGACGAGGAGATTGGTGGCAAAGAGCCTACCCGTTTAATAAAGGGCGATACAATTTTGATAGGTTGTTGTTTAAAGTGTTTAACGAAGAGTCTATTGCATTGCAAGCTTTTAAAAAAGGAGACATGGATTTTTTTCCTGTGTATAGTGCATCTATCTGGGCAAAGGAAGCAACCGGTGAAAAGTTCGAGAAAAATTATATAGTAAAGCAAAGAATATTCAACCGAAAACCTATCGGATTTCAAGGATGGGCAATGAATACTCGTAGAGAAATATTCAAAGATAGTCGTGTTAGAAAAGCAATTAGTTATTTAATAGATCGAAAACTTTTAATAGATAAACTTGCTTTTGGAGAATACGACCCTACAAACTCCTATTATCCTGATTTTTATATAGGAGGAGAAAAACTTCCAAACGAGCCTACAGAGTTTAATTTAAAGAAAGCAAGAGAATTATTCGCAGAAGCTGGGTGGAGACCGAATTCAAAAGGTGTTTTAGAAAAAGATGGAAAAGAATTTTCTTTTACAATATTAGATCGAGACAAAAAAACTGAAAAGTATTTTACAATATTTATCGAGAAAGCCAAAGAAGTGGGAGTAAAGGCTTCAATTGAATTAACTGATCTTGCAGGCTGGAGTGCCAGAATTGATAAATACGATTTTGATATGACATGGGCAGCTTGGGGAGGAGGGGTGTTTAAAGATCCCGAACCCCAGTGGTCTTCTAAGTTTGCAGAAGAACAAGGTCAACCTAACCTACCCGGTTTAAAAATTCCAGAAGTTGATAAATTGATTGAACTCCAAAAAGGAGAATTCAATGTTCAAAAAAGAAATGATATTGTAAAGCAGATTGATCGAATTGTGTTTAAAGAGTATCCTTATGTTTTGCTTTGGCATGTAACAAACGTGAGATTACTTTATTGGCAGAGATTCGGGATGCCTTTGAATCCTCTTGGAAAATATGGAGATGAAAGTTTTGCAATGGATTATTGGTGGGTAGATCCGAAAAAAGAAGAGATTTTGAAAAAAGCAAATTTAGTGAATAAACCTATAGAAGCTGTTTCGCCTAACGTAAAGTATCAAGAAAAATAG
- a CDS encoding alpha-amylase — translation MKVQFEQLFIYELNTRIFCKENSCTLDTFPEKFFLSKEFQACDYLWLMGIWMPSQKSKAICDTHEGLQKEFHKALPDLTNSDIVGSPYAIYLYEPNPLVAASFEEIKRFREKIHTFGKKLILDFVPNHLAVDTPLISENPNYFLQGDNLSYSHNFFLHSNGKYFAHGRDPYFDGWTDTIQWDFSNPDVLELHISIIQKISDVSDGVRCDMAMLPEEKIFQKTHGKRALPYWKPLIEKIKSKQKDFLFIAEVYWGMEYELQLKGFDFTYDKELYDRMKTHTLEIYSHLQADLSYQRHSLRFIENHDEIRAMEAFGGKSIHFFGVLAFLQGIVLYHDGQTTGKFKKLPVQLGRRDKEEIPLQIQNFYNRALDAIVFRKNRIHYIEKCTVFSYCEIEFSNTVAYCLLEKKELNPKVELLIYNPYNTQIKGRFNLPTIVHSYIELHKTDEVQLTDIVDGQVYMKRKTELRENDVFFELRENQTHWFVMNL, via the coding sequence ATGAAAGTTCAATTCGAACAGTTATTCATTTATGAATTAAATACAAGAATTTTTTGCAAGGAAAACTCTTGCACTCTTGATACTTTTCCGGAAAAGTTTTTTTTGTCCAAAGAATTTCAAGCCTGCGATTATCTTTGGTTAATGGGAATCTGGATGCCAAGTCAAAAATCAAAAGCAATCTGTGATACCCACGAAGGACTCCAAAAGGAATTCCACAAAGCCCTCCCTGACTTGACAAATAGCGATATTGTAGGCTCACCGTATGCGATTTATTTATACGAGCCAAATCCTCTTGTCGCAGCATCTTTTGAAGAAATTAAAAGATTTAGAGAAAAAATTCACACATTCGGTAAAAAATTGATTTTGGATTTTGTACCAAACCACCTTGCCGTGGATACTCCTTTAATCTCTGAAAATCCAAATTATTTCCTACAAGGTGACAACCTTTCCTATAGCCACAATTTCTTTCTACACTCAAACGGTAAATATTTTGCGCACGGAAGAGACCCATATTTTGACGGCTGGACGGACACTATTCAATGGGATTTTTCAAACCCGGATGTCTTAGAACTGCATATCTCTATTATTCAAAAAATTTCTGATGTATCCGATGGGGTTCGATGTGATATGGCAATGCTTCCAGAAGAAAAAATTTTTCAAAAAACTCACGGTAAACGTGCACTTCCCTATTGGAAACCTTTAATAGAAAAAATTAAATCAAAACAAAAAGATTTTCTTTTTATTGCAGAAGTTTACTGGGGCATGGAGTACGAACTTCAATTAAAAGGTTTTGATTTTACTTATGACAAAGAGCTATACGATCGAATGAAAACTCACACTCTCGAAATCTATTCTCACCTTCAAGCCGACCTTTCTTATCAAAGACACTCTCTTCGATTTATTGAAAATCATGATGAGATAAGGGCAATGGAAGCCTTTGGAGGAAAATCGATTCACTTTTTTGGAGTACTTGCATTTTTGCAAGGAATAGTTCTGTACCACGATGGACAAACTACCGGCAAGTTTAAAAAACTTCCTGTTCAACTTGGAAGAAGGGATAAAGAAGAGATTCCGCTTCAAATTCAAAACTTTTATAACCGTGCGTTAGACGCAATTGTATTTAGAAAAAATAGAATTCACTATATAGAAAAATGTACTGTTTTTTCTTACTGCGAAATTGAATTTTCCAATACGGTAGCCTATTGCTTGTTAGAAAAAAAAGAACTTAACCCTAAGGTAGAATTATTAATCTACAACCCTTACAATACGCAAATAAAGGGAAGATTCAATCTCCCCACAATCGTTCACAGTTATATCGAATTGCACAAAACTGATGAGGTTCAACTCACAGATATTGTTGACGGACAAGTTTACATGAAAAGAAAAACCGAACTTAGAGAAAATGATGTTTTTTTTGAATTGAGAGAAAATCAAACTCATTGGTTTGTTATGAATTTATGA
- a CDS encoding RsmD family RNA methyltransferase, translating into MKTLRVQSGDYKGRIIPAITTNQNKENFTPSLLKKTIFSIIEDLHLKGNLEKAKTTFVDLFAGSGQMGIEAISRGFLKSVLFEIDQKRFTAFTRGIGLDYKEKVVLFRRDSFRYYKSALNDSEEFMVFFADPPYSFWDNNRSELKSLADSIISMKEKKSLLIFQSPMNPDWKNFESRKYGNHYLIIHSWLNSSV; encoded by the coding sequence ATGAAAACTCTAAGAGTTCAATCAGGAGATTATAAAGGAAGAATTATTCCGGCGATAACAACAAATCAAAATAAGGAAAATTTTACTCCCTCACTTTTAAAAAAAACTATTTTTTCAATCATAGAAGATTTACACCTCAAAGGAAATTTAGAAAAAGCAAAAACAACTTTTGTAGATTTATTTGCCGGATCAGGGCAGATGGGTATAGAAGCAATTAGCCGTGGGTTTTTAAAATCAGTCCTATTTGAAATCGACCAGAAACGTTTTACTGCGTTCACGAGAGGAATTGGTTTGGACTACAAAGAAAAAGTTGTACTTTTTCGTAGAGACTCCTTTAGATATTACAAATCAGCTTTAAATGATAGCGAAGAGTTTATGGTATTTTTTGCAGACCCACCTTATTCTTTTTGGGATAACAACAGGAGTGAGTTAAAAAGTCTTGCGGATAGTATAATTTCAATGAAAGAAAAAAAGAGTTTACTAATTTTTCAATCTCCAATGAATCCGGATTGGAAGAATTTTGAGTCTAGAAAGTATGGAAATCACTATTTGATTATTCATTCTTGGTTGAACAGTTCTGTCTAA
- a CDS encoding response regulator, with product MSRHQGISSSGRPYTVIIAEGSKFQAKQLQQIFESEEYKIVGFAETGKELIELYNKNKTVNLITMELNLPVMDGYATFWEIKSMGMIPKILFITEETTPAVMKSLLDNGAMDFLGKPIKREKVLEKAKQIIDKVQTIR from the coding sequence ATGAGCAGACATCAGGGGATTTCAAGTAGCGGAAGACCTTATACCGTAATCATCGCAGAAGGCTCCAAGTTTCAGGCAAAACAACTTCAGCAAATTTTTGAATCAGAAGAATATAAAATTGTTGGCTTTGCTGAAACAGGGAAAGAGCTTATTGAATTATACAATAAAAACAAAACAGTAAATTTAATTACGATGGAATTGAATTTACCCGTTATGGACGGTTACGCAACATTTTGGGAAATAAAATCTATGGGAATGATTCCTAAAATTTTATTTATCACGGAAGAAACAACTCCGGCTGTAATGAAAAGTCTTTTAGACAACGGTGCTATGGATTTTCTCGGCAAACCAATCAAAAGAGAAAAAGTATTAGAAAAAGCAAAGCAGATAATAGACAAAGTTCAAACAATTCGATAA
- a CDS encoding sulfatase-like hydrolase/transferase, whose amino-acid sequence MKKIILDYEFLKKIKSSVTSLSAPFIFSVTVYILSLLFNTSFHIMGVDIRSEIGSFFKGEYLLLILETNLKIFFVYFIFFSSLGILFRPYTDKFNLSKKYVYFSFIAFTVIILFHSIIKYPQLYGEFFYYRHTYLKPLLYFLTDYFSLNLISIPLLGILSVFYLHILYNFFKLKEYQFYIHGIFSFLFLYFHLQGNIIGVAVNLAIYEILQKQDFKISFNLKILSAISIVFLYIFPLIRDMYFDISVSKNINFPNLIIISADSLRYDKIGILNNRKGITPNIDNLAKESYIFLDHHTTIPRTFPSWGDLLTGEYSMSHKVRDMFPSSDEKKNIGSNRFPTIGHYLKKKNFRTGVVSNFAGDIFPRADFGFDEVLAPTFNAKTLAVQRILESQLFLLPILSGSFFGGEYLSEVRGFSTLGDGDKLKNDIFTFIKKNRGHSFFLTIFSSVIHFPYSPPYPYYKKFTEPNYYGSYKYFKFVDPTKSEELEKKDIEAIRNLFDSSVFAFDSEVDNLVSFLKKIDLYDSSIIILTGDHGESLFEDNHGHGHGEHLRGPYITQVPLIIKLPKTENKSYENKIFRGITSSIDILPTILDLYKIEAGKELPGKNLTKVFGKSDWGYDRKVYSETGIWFSDQGNQFFQKQRIMYPNILKLHKVVPEENHEIMITDNYYRDIIAFSKHRAIMTSDFKLIYIPTRDGVLYELYNRKTDPLNKVNLYGKNPIGESLRKELFQLVIEKEGAKQTGDYLLPPPF is encoded by the coding sequence ATGAAAAAAATAATACTTGATTATGAGTTTTTAAAAAAAATAAAAAGCAGTGTAACTTCACTTTCTGCTCCATTTATTTTTTCTGTAACTGTTTATATTTTATCTTTATTATTTAATACATCTTTTCATATAATGGGAGTGGATATTCGCTCTGAAATCGGTTCATTTTTCAAAGGTGAATATTTATTGTTGATTTTAGAAACGAATCTGAAAATATTTTTTGTATATTTCATATTTTTTTCATCGCTTGGAATTTTATTTCGACCTTATACTGATAAATTTAATTTATCGAAGAAATATGTGTATTTTTCTTTTATTGCTTTTACTGTAATTATACTTTTTCATTCAATTATAAAGTATCCTCAATTGTACGGAGAATTTTTCTATTATAGACATACTTATCTTAAACCTTTATTGTATTTTCTAACCGATTATTTTTCGTTAAATTTGATTTCAATTCCATTGTTAGGGATTTTGAGCGTTTTCTATTTGCATATTCTTTATAACTTTTTTAAACTCAAAGAGTATCAATTTTATATACATGGAATTTTTAGTTTTCTATTTTTGTATTTTCATCTTCAAGGAAATATAATCGGAGTTGCGGTAAATCTTGCAATTTATGAAATATTACAAAAGCAAGATTTTAAAATTTCTTTTAATCTAAAAATATTGTCTGCAATCTCTATCGTATTTTTGTATATTTTTCCATTGATTCGAGATATGTACTTTGATATTTCAGTTTCAAAAAATATAAATTTTCCAAATTTAATTATAATTTCTGCAGATAGTCTTAGATACGACAAAATCGGAATTTTAAATAATAGAAAGGGAATTACTCCAAATATAGACAATCTTGCAAAAGAATCCTATATATTTTTGGATCATCATACTACAATACCAAGAACATTTCCGAGTTGGGGAGATTTACTCACGGGAGAATATTCTATGAGTCATAAAGTTCGAGATATGTTCCCATCTTCTGACGAAAAGAAAAATATCGGCAGTAATCGCTTTCCAACTATAGGGCACTATTTAAAGAAAAAAAATTTTAGGACAGGGGTTGTTTCAAATTTTGCAGGAGATATTTTTCCAAGAGCAGACTTTGGATTTGATGAGGTGCTGGCTCCGACGTTTAACGCAAAGACGTTAGCGGTTCAGAGAATTCTTGAGTCGCAATTATTCTTACTTCCGATTTTGTCAGGTTCTTTCTTTGGAGGAGAATATCTTTCTGAGGTTAGAGGGTTTTCTACGCTAGGCGACGGAGATAAGTTAAAAAATGATATATTTACTTTTATAAAAAAAAATAGAGGGCATTCTTTTTTTCTGACAATTTTTTCTTCTGTGATTCATTTTCCCTACTCTCCACCGTACCCTTATTATAAAAAATTTACCGAGCCAAATTACTACGGGTCTTATAAATATTTTAAATTTGTTGATCCGACAAAAAGTGAAGAATTAGAAAAGAAGGACATAGAAGCTATACGAAATTTGTTTGATTCCTCAGTATTTGCCTTTGATTCTGAGGTTGACAATCTGGTATCGTTTTTAAAAAAAATAGATTTATACGATTCGAGTATAATTATTTTAACAGGAGATCATGGAGAGTCTTTGTTTGAAGACAATCATGGTCATGGTCATGGAGAGCATCTAAGAGGGCCCTATATTACACAAGTGCCTTTAATTATAAAACTTCCTAAAACAGAAAACAAATCTTATGAAAATAAAATCTTTCGAGGTATCACAAGTTCAATAGATATTCTTCCAACAATTTTAGATTTATATAAAATTGAAGCCGGAAAAGAATTACCCGGTAAAAATTTAACAAAAGTATTTGGGAAGTCGGATTGGGGTTATGACAGAAAAGTGTATTCTGAAACGGGAATCTGGTTTTCAGATCAAGGGAATCAATTTTTTCAAAAACAAAGGATCATGTATCCGAATATTTTAAAACTTCATAAAGTTGTTCCAGAAGAAAATCATGAAATTATGATAACAGATAATTACTATAGAGATATTATTGCATTCTCTAAGCATCGAGCCATAATGACTTCAGACTTCAAGCTAATTTATATTCCAACGCGTGATGGAGTTCTATATGAATTGTATAATCGGAAAACAGATCCCTTAAACAAAGTGAATCTATACGGGAAAAATCCGATAGGTGAGTCCTTGCGTAAAGAGCTTTTTCAATTGGTGATTGAAAAAGAAGGTGCCAAACAAACAGGAGATTATTTGCTGCCTCCACCCTTTTAG
- a CDS encoding phospho-sugar mutase, with translation MEYIESWTRSPFDEKIILEAKTILKEFESGKNSPEIEGYTVPLEFGTGGIRGVIGNGIGRMNLYTVGRAALGFSKYLVKKSNKPLLIIACDSRRMSREFTNTTAKVAASLGIRVKIFKEVTPTPMLSYAIRYYKATGGVVITASHNPPEYNGFKAYLADGGQLVSPDDKKIISLINEITDWNEIPVNKINPSEKSLISYVEKKVFDEYKKKVKLSHVFNKKIKSETRKKLKIVYSPLHGTGGVYMKELLNSLGYKNVFLVPEQSKPNGEFPTVKFPNPEEKEALVLCEKTAKEKNAEIFIATDPDADRLGIGVRNALGEYVLLNGNQVGSIMAAYLCERAKHTKSKTKPVLCKTIVTTDLQERIAKKNSVELKNVLTGFKFIAEEMAKIDKNPKKKFLFGGEESYGYLPVDFVRDKDSLSSAVLILEILCEKKDLLQYLDEIYLKYGLFMESLKSITLKGESGKQKIFDSLELLRKTDLIGKTIGNRKIVSFLDYKNKIVKGAAKKNSLNSFPISDVIQLELGGNAKLTIRPSGTEPKVKIYSSFMYEGKIQFVSELASKKKVLLDEIKEAETQFLKIAELNG, from the coding sequence ATAGAATATATAGAATCGTGGACAAGATCACCCTTTGATGAAAAAATTATATTAGAAGCAAAGACGATCTTGAAAGAATTTGAATCAGGGAAAAATTCTCCTGAAATAGAAGGTTATACCGTCCCTTTAGAGTTTGGAACAGGTGGAATTCGAGGGGTAATCGGAAATGGAATAGGTAGAATGAATCTTTACACCGTTGGAAGAGCTGCACTTGGTTTCTCAAAATACTTAGTAAAGAAATCGAATAAGCCTTTGCTTATTATTGCTTGTGATTCCAGAAGAATGTCGAGAGAGTTTACAAATACCACGGCAAAGGTCGCAGCCTCTTTAGGAATTAGAGTAAAAATATTTAAAGAAGTAACCCCTACACCTATGCTTTCTTATGCGATTCGTTATTACAAGGCTACCGGTGGAGTTGTAATTACCGCATCTCATAACCCACCTGAGTACAATGGATTCAAAGCTTATCTTGCAGACGGTGGTCAGTTAGTCTCTCCAGATGATAAAAAAATTATTTCCTTGATAAATGAGATTACAGATTGGAATGAAATTCCAGTTAATAAAATAAATCCAAGCGAGAAAAGTTTAATATCTTATGTAGAAAAAAAAGTTTTTGATGAGTATAAGAAAAAAGTAAAGTTATCTCATGTATTTAACAAAAAAATAAAATCTGAAACAAGAAAAAAACTAAAAATAGTGTATTCCCCTTTACACGGAACAGGTGGAGTGTACATGAAAGAGCTTTTGAATAGCCTTGGTTATAAAAATGTATTTCTTGTACCTGAGCAATCTAAACCTAACGGAGAATTCCCTACAGTAAAATTCCCCAACCCGGAAGAAAAAGAAGCCTTGGTGTTGTGTGAAAAAACTGCAAAAGAAAAGAATGCAGAAATTTTTATCGCAACCGATCCGGATGCTGACAGGTTAGGTATTGGAGTAAGAAATGCGTTAGGCGAATACGTGCTGCTGAACGGAAATCAAGTAGGAAGTATTATGGCAGCCTACCTATGTGAAAGAGCAAAACATACGAAGTCTAAAACTAAACCTGTTTTGTGTAAGACTATAGTTACAACAGATTTGCAAGAAAGGATTGCCAAAAAAAATTCTGTTGAGTTGAAAAATGTACTCACAGGTTTTAAATTTATTGCAGAAGAAATGGCAAAAATTGATAAAAATCCAAAGAAGAAATTTTTGTTTGGTGGGGAAGAATCTTACGGATACTTGCCTGTAGATTTTGTGCGAGACAAAGACTCCTTGTCTTCAGCGGTGTTGATTTTAGAAATACTTTGCGAGAAAAAGGACTTATTGCAATATCTAGATGAAATTTACTTAAAATACGGGTTATTTATGGAATCTTTAAAATCTATTACTTTAAAAGGAGAATCCGGCAAGCAGAAAATTTTTGATAGCCTTGAGCTATTACGAAAAACAGACTTAATCGGAAAGACTATAGGGAATAGGAAAATTGTCTCATTTCTCGATTATAAAAATAAGATCGTAAAAGGTGCAGCTAAAAAGAATTCATTAAACTCTTTTCCAATATCAGATGTAATTCAGTTGGAGTTGGGTGGTAATGCAAAACTGACAATTCGACCTTCTGGCACCGAACCAAAAGTAAAAATTTATTCATCCTTTATGTACGAAGGTAAAATTCAATTTGTCTCTGAGCTGGCTTCTAAAAAAAAGGTATTATTGGATGAAATAAAAGAAGCAGAAACACAATTTCTGAAAATTGCAGAGTTAAATGGCTGA
- the leuB gene encoding 3-isopropylmalate dehydrogenase gives MKKVAVLAGDGIGPEVMNVALHVLKNTLGDKVNHFTFEEGYVGGAAIDKTGKPLPEETLSLCEKSDAILFGSVGGPKWETLPPEIQPERGALLPLRKHFDLFANLRPAIIYSELREASPIKQEIIGDGLDVLIIRELTSGIYFGKPKGREGSGQEEFAYDTMKYSKREIERVARKAFEAARKRNKKVTSIDKANVLTTSVFWREVVTALHKKEFSDIELNHLYVDNAAMQLVVRPKQFDVVLCENMFGDILSDEASVITGSIGMLPSASLNEKGFGLYEPSGGSAPDIAGQNIANPIAQVLSSALMLRYSFGMEEEAMKIENAIRSVIKNGFRTKDIAEKNAHILGTWEMGEKISNEIGEKK, from the coding sequence ATGAAAAAAGTTGCAGTATTGGCTGGTGATGGAATCGGTCCTGAAGTTATGAACGTTGCTCTACATGTCTTGAAAAATACGTTAGGCGACAAAGTGAATCATTTTACATTTGAAGAAGGGTATGTAGGCGGAGCTGCCATTGACAAAACTGGGAAGCCGTTACCTGAAGAGACTTTATCTTTGTGCGAAAAATCAGATGCGATACTCTTTGGCAGTGTGGGGGGTCCTAAATGGGAAACACTCCCTCCAGAAATCCAACCTGAAAGAGGAGCCTTGCTACCTCTTAGAAAACATTTTGACTTATTTGCAAATCTTCGACCAGCAATAATTTACTCGGAGCTAAGAGAGGCTTCTCCCATTAAGCAAGAAATTATAGGTGATGGACTGGATGTTTTAATTATTCGCGAATTGACAAGCGGAATATACTTTGGAAAACCTAAGGGAAGAGAAGGCTCCGGACAAGAAGAGTTTGCTTACGACACTATGAAATATTCTAAAAGGGAAATCGAGCGAGTTGCAAGAAAAGCGTTTGAAGCTGCCCGCAAGAGAAATAAGAAAGTCACAAGCATTGATAAAGCAAATGTTTTAACTACTTCTGTTTTTTGGAGAGAAGTTGTAACTGCGCTTCATAAAAAAGAATTTTCTGATATAGAATTGAATCATTTGTATGTAGATAACGCGGCTATGCAGCTTGTAGTTCGTCCAAAACAGTTTGATGTAGTTTTGTGCGAAAATATGTTTGGAGATATTTTATCCGATGAAGCCTCTGTAATTACAGGCTCTATCGGAATGTTGCCTTCGGCATCTTTAAACGAAAAAGGTTTTGGTTTGTATGAGCCGTCCGGTGGTTCAGCGCCTGATATCGCTGGACAAAATATAGCCAATCCGATTGCTCAAGTTCTAAGCTCTGCTTTAATGCTACGATATTCATTTGGAATGGAAGAAGAAGCTATGAAAATTGAAAACGCAATTCGATCTGTGATTAAAAATGGTTTTCGTACAAAGGACATTGCAGAAAAAAATGCCCACATTCTAGGAACTTGGGAAATGGGAGAAAAAATTTCTAACGAAATCGGTGAGAAAAAATGA